In Paenibacillus sp. BIC5C1, a genomic segment contains:
- a CDS encoding response regulator transcription factor, whose translation MKTSILLVGKGDLVSFIQGILCAEGYQVEQMEWADLNRLSELTLTNLNMIILMNEGCHEDTLKHGLESFVHIGVTSPLLVITPKISPELIVELLDYGANDVMEAPIHGNVMMARIRNLLRVFSHVSQEDEEVIVVHDLKVNLRSRRVSRAGEYLILTPKEYELLEFLARHVNEACPRSVILREVWGYDFAMDTNVVDVYIKHLRVKVDKGRSIKLIHTVRGIGYMLHTQ comes from the coding sequence ATGAAAACTTCCATATTACTGGTTGGCAAGGGAGATCTGGTTTCTTTTATTCAAGGCATATTGTGTGCTGAAGGGTATCAGGTCGAGCAAATGGAGTGGGCAGATCTGAACCGTCTTTCTGAATTAACGCTCACGAATCTCAATATGATCATTTTAATGAATGAAGGATGTCATGAAGATACCCTGAAACATGGACTAGAGTCTTTTGTGCACATAGGAGTCACTTCTCCTTTACTTGTGATAACTCCCAAGATATCGCCTGAATTAATTGTGGAATTACTCGATTACGGCGCTAATGATGTGATGGAAGCACCTATTCACGGTAATGTGATGATGGCCAGAATTCGAAATTTATTACGCGTGTTCTCGCATGTTTCACAAGAAGACGAAGAAGTCATTGTAGTGCATGATCTCAAGGTCAATCTGCGTTCACGTCGTGTAAGTCGTGCAGGCGAATATCTGATATTGACTCCGAAAGAATACGAATTGCTGGAATTTTTGGCCCGTCATGTGAACGAGGCATGTCCCCGGAGCGTTATTTTAAGGGAAGTATGGGGATATGATTTTGCAATGGATACCAATGTGGTGGATGTGTATATCAAACATTTACGGGTGAAGGTGGATAAGGGGAGGAGTATCAAATTAATTCATACCGTCCGTGGCATCGGTTATATGCTTCATACCCAATAA
- the thiS gene encoding sulfur carrier protein ThiS, whose translation MNIIVNGQTMQIEDSLDRVDKLLHSFNLQVKTVVVELNRQILTREYHETTALRDGDRIEIVHFVGGG comes from the coding sequence GTGAACATCATTGTCAACGGACAAACCATGCAAATTGAAGATAGCTTAGATCGTGTGGACAAATTGCTACATTCATTTAATTTGCAAGTAAAAACCGTCGTGGTTGAATTGAATCGTCAAATTTTAACGCGGGAATATCATGAAACGACGGCGTTAAGAGACGGAGACCGAATTGAAATTGTACATTTTGTGGGAGGCGGTTGA
- a CDS encoding thiazole synthase, with the protein MLRIGNYAFESRLLLGTGKFSDLEVQSKAVEASGTEVLTFAVRRLNLEDRHKQHFLDTLDLKKYTLLPNTAGASTAEEAVRIAELARASGLCDMIKVEVIGDGITLLPDPIETYKACEILLEKGFTVLPYISDDVILAKRLQLLGVHAVMPGASPIGAGRGIINPYNLEIIIEQAVVPVIVDAGLRAPKDAAHALELGADGVLLNTAVSGSGDPVKMAKAMRMGVEAGRLAYEAGMIPVKRYAAASSPAEGMVHT; encoded by the coding sequence ATGTTGAGGATTGGAAATTATGCGTTTGAATCTAGATTGCTGTTGGGTACGGGCAAATTTTCGGACTTGGAAGTGCAGAGCAAGGCGGTTGAGGCCTCAGGCACGGAAGTTTTAACGTTTGCAGTTCGGCGATTGAATCTGGAAGATCGTCACAAACAGCACTTTCTGGACACACTGGATTTGAAAAAGTATACCCTGCTTCCCAATACAGCGGGTGCTTCAACAGCAGAGGAAGCTGTGCGAATCGCAGAGCTTGCTCGAGCATCAGGACTTTGTGATATGATAAAAGTAGAAGTTATCGGCGATGGAATCACACTGCTTCCTGACCCGATTGAAACATATAAAGCTTGCGAGATCCTGCTTGAAAAGGGCTTTACGGTACTGCCTTATATTTCAGACGATGTTATTTTGGCCAAGCGATTACAACTACTCGGCGTACACGCTGTTATGCCTGGGGCTTCACCGATAGGGGCGGGAAGAGGGATTATTAATCCCTATAACCTGGAGATCATTATTGAACAAGCCGTTGTTCCTGTTATTGTGGATGCAGGACTTCGTGCACCTAAAGATGCTGCTCATGCGCTGGAGCTGGGAGCTGACGGTGTATTGTTGAATACGGCTGTTTCTGGATCTGGAGATCCGGTGAAGATGGCGAAGGCAATGCGGATGGGGGTTGAAGCAGGCAGACTGGCTTATGAGGCAGGCATGATTCCAGTTAAGCGCTATGCAGCAGCGAGCAGTCCCGCGGAAGGAATGGTTCATACATGA
- a CDS encoding ABC-F family ATP-binding cassette domain-containing protein: MSLLSVENVSHNFGDRTLFKNVSFRLLAGERVGLVGANGVGKSTLMNILTGKLLKDEGKVEWTPKVRYGYLDQHTKLTPGKTIRDVLKDAFLPLLELEKEMMSITDQMADADPDKLELLLEEMGDIQEQLEQGDFYLIDVKVEEMANGLGLSAIGLDRDVAALSGGQRTKVLLAKLLLEKPTALLLDEPTNYLDVEHIEWLTRYLKDYPYAFILISHDTEFMNEVVNVIYHLEFAKLTRYAANYNKFLEMADMNKAQHIDAYEKQQEYIKKQEDFIQRNKARASTSGRAKSREKQLGKIERIDRPDEAAKPTFKFKDARASSKTVFEGIDFEIGYSYALLPKMTMTIERGEKIAIVGCNGVGKSTLLKTILGKIPPISGKTFLGDYLETAYFEQEVRAGNITPIEDVWNEFSHLTQNEVRGHLARCGLKNEHITRPLNALSGGEQAKVRLCKLLMRESNWILFDEPTNHLDVTAKAELKRALQEFKGTVLLVSHEPDFYEDWVTKTWDVEAWSEKQ, encoded by the coding sequence ATGAGTTTATTGTCAGTAGAGAACGTGAGTCACAATTTCGGAGACCGCACGTTATTTAAAAATGTATCTTTTCGTTTACTTGCCGGAGAGCGTGTAGGTCTTGTTGGTGCAAATGGTGTGGGCAAGTCCACACTGATGAACATTCTTACCGGGAAATTGTTAAAGGACGAAGGGAAGGTCGAATGGACCCCCAAAGTTCGTTATGGATATCTGGACCAGCATACCAAGCTCACACCTGGAAAAACGATTCGTGATGTGCTTAAGGATGCGTTCCTGCCCTTGCTTGAGTTGGAAAAAGAAATGATGTCCATCACAGATCAGATGGCAGACGCCGATCCGGACAAGCTCGAATTGTTGCTGGAAGAAATGGGAGACATTCAAGAGCAATTGGAGCAAGGTGATTTTTATCTGATTGATGTGAAAGTGGAAGAGATGGCAAATGGACTGGGCTTGTCCGCCATCGGTCTGGATCGTGACGTGGCCGCGCTTAGTGGTGGTCAACGTACGAAGGTATTGCTTGCCAAGCTCTTACTGGAGAAACCAACTGCTCTTCTGTTGGATGAGCCGACGAACTATCTCGATGTGGAACACATCGAATGGCTGACGCGTTACTTGAAGGACTACCCGTATGCATTCATTCTGATTTCGCATGATACGGAATTTATGAATGAGGTCGTTAACGTTATTTATCATCTGGAATTTGCCAAATTGACGCGTTACGCAGCAAACTATAACAAATTCCTTGAAATGGCTGATATGAATAAGGCGCAGCATATTGATGCTTATGAGAAACAGCAGGAGTATATCAAGAAGCAGGAAGATTTTATTCAACGGAACAAAGCCCGTGCTTCTACTTCTGGTCGTGCCAAGAGCCGAGAGAAGCAGCTCGGTAAGATTGAACGGATCGATCGTCCAGACGAAGCGGCCAAACCCACATTCAAATTCAAGGATGCCCGGGCGAGTAGTAAAACCGTCTTTGAAGGCATTGATTTTGAAATTGGATATTCATATGCATTATTGCCCAAGATGACGATGACGATTGAGCGTGGGGAGAAAATTGCCATTGTTGGTTGTAATGGTGTAGGTAAATCCACATTGCTTAAGACTATCTTGGGAAAAATCCCACCAATCAGCGGTAAGACTTTCCTGGGTGACTATCTGGAAACAGCTTATTTCGAACAGGAAGTACGTGCAGGAAACATTACCCCGATTGAAGATGTGTGGAATGAATTTTCTCATCTGACACAGAATGAAGTCCGGGGCCATCTCGCACGTTGTGGATTGAAAAATGAGCATATCACTCGTCCGCTTAATGCGCTTAGTGGTGGTGAACAAGCCAAAGTTCGTTTATGTAAACTTCTGATGCGTGAAAGTAATTGGATTTTGTTCGATGAGCCTACAAACCATTTGGATGTTACGGCTAAAGCAGAGCTGAAACGTGCCTTGCAAGAATTCAAGGGTACCGTGCTGCTCGTATCCCATGAACCTGATTTTTATGAAGATTGGGTTACCAAAACATGGGATGTTGAAGCTTGGTCCGAGAAACAATAA
- a CDS encoding ABC transporter permease: protein MNNASSALKVAAGIFLTIALITIVVLLFISAQEATKTAQNNFADIQTELSQAAFTVYDGTTISGSQVTNALRKYADKDQFGIQVITGKNKGGQWYGNQLNISQDLNNADYGSVITPDEKVGVINQTMSEKDNQYVNPSGKFKAIIVKDRSNVVRGLIFQQS from the coding sequence ATGAACAATGCATCAAGCGCTTTAAAGGTGGCAGCAGGCATCTTTCTGACCATCGCCCTTATTACGATTGTAGTTCTATTGTTTATTTCGGCTCAGGAGGCGACCAAAACGGCACAGAACAATTTTGCCGATATCCAGACCGAATTGTCTCAAGCTGCATTTACCGTGTATGACGGAACAACCATTAGTGGATCACAGGTTACAAACGCGTTGCGTAAATATGCGGACAAGGATCAGTTCGGTATTCAAGTTATAACAGGTAAAAACAAGGGAGGTCAATGGTACGGTAATCAGTTGAACATCTCCCAGGATCTCAATAATGCAGATTATGGTTCGGTTATTACACCTGACGAGAAAGTGGGCGTTATCAACCAGACCATGAGTGAAAAAGACAATCAATATGTCAATCCAAGTGGTAAATTCAAAGCAATTATCGTAAAAGACAGATCTAATGTGGTAAGAGGGCTTATTTTCCAGCAATCCTGA
- a CDS encoding MoeB/ThiF family adenylyltransferase, which yields MTNQTQSSEQGDRYSRQERYAPIGKEGQHRLNNSRVLIVGAGALGTGIAETLVRSGIGHITIADRDYVEWSNLQRQQLYIEEDAIQRMPKAMAAKKRLSDINSTVEVVGKVMDVRVDELEELVQNADLIMDATDNFDTRLLINDMSQKYRIPWIYGGCVGSYGITYTFLPGETPCLNCLLGEVPLGGDTCDTSGIIPQAVQMVTANQTAEAMKLLSGNAGALRRKLLSFDVWRNEYIAINVDGARKEDCPSCGVKASYPYLSSSNLEKTDVLCGRDTVQIRPSRRMNLDLQHTADRLGKLDEGHVEANPFLVSFTTGGHRMVIFQDGRVLVHGTKDTAEARTLVHRYFG from the coding sequence ATGACTAATCAGACACAATCTTCTGAACAGGGAGACCGCTATTCCAGACAGGAACGGTATGCACCTATTGGTAAGGAAGGTCAGCATAGATTGAATAACAGCAGAGTATTAATTGTTGGAGCGGGCGCGCTTGGTACGGGCATTGCTGAAACACTGGTACGTTCAGGAATTGGCCATATTACCATTGCAGATCGTGACTATGTGGAATGGAGCAATCTACAGCGACAACAATTATATATAGAGGAAGACGCCATTCAGCGAATGCCCAAAGCGATGGCTGCAAAAAAGCGCCTTTCTGACATTAATTCTACCGTTGAGGTTGTAGGTAAAGTGATGGACGTCAGAGTAGACGAGCTGGAGGAACTGGTTCAGAACGCAGACTTGATCATGGATGCCACAGATAATTTTGATACCCGGCTATTAATAAATGATATGTCTCAAAAGTATCGTATTCCGTGGATTTACGGCGGATGTGTGGGCAGTTATGGAATTACCTACACGTTTCTGCCTGGAGAAACACCTTGTTTAAACTGTTTGTTGGGTGAGGTTCCTTTAGGTGGGGATACATGTGATACGTCAGGCATTATCCCTCAGGCAGTGCAGATGGTTACGGCTAATCAGACTGCGGAAGCGATGAAGTTACTTAGTGGCAATGCAGGTGCACTGAGACGCAAGTTGTTATCATTCGATGTGTGGAGAAACGAATACATAGCCATTAACGTCGACGGTGCCCGAAAAGAAGACTGTCCTTCCTGCGGAGTAAAGGCTAGCTATCCGTACCTCTCTTCTTCAAACTTGGAAAAAACAGACGTGTTATGCGGTAGAGATACGGTACAGATTCGCCCTTCACGGCGAATGAATCTGGATCTACAGCATACGGCTGATCGCCTCGGTAAGCTGGATGAAGGCCACGTGGAGGCTAATCCGTTTTTGGTTTCTTTTACAACTGGGGGTCACAGGATGGTCATTTTTCAGGATGGGCGCGTCCTTGTTCATGGAACAAAAGACACGGCAGAGGCGCGTACGCTGGTTCACCGGTACTTTGGTTAA
- the thiO gene encoding glycine oxidase ThiO, which translates to MREEARSRSRNRSGYHPGIVSGSKVGAEVRGKIHAETIIVGGGVIGCAIAYELATRGHDVLLVERARIAGGTSCAAAGMLAADSEAFTHAVMAKLARKSRALLHEQKERISSLSGVEMGLQQHGFITPFRSYCEVTSYKNNRSSTLSTEHIWWDRVAVQQEASWLNRDTYGAYYRPSESEVLPVNLTQAYIRSAQAMGARVMEGVQDVRLHTNVNGVQGIETSIGTMTSRNVIIASGLQGDELMRHVGLKSPILPVKGEIAAVQFSPDYVGYRPDKTVYAEDIYIVPKANGEVWIGATSLPGRTDMNVSVQGIQKLLTAATNWVPGMKDAHFIRAWAGVRPSTPDRLPYVGACESVPGLFAAFGHYRNGILLSAITASLMADLIYGKTSEELGIQDLCPERLNRKEMLQ; encoded by the coding sequence ATGAGAGAGGAAGCAAGAAGTCGAAGCAGGAATCGTTCAGGCTATCATCCAGGAATCGTATCGGGAAGTAAAGTTGGAGCGGAAGTTCGAGGCAAGATTCATGCAGAAACCATTATTGTAGGCGGAGGCGTTATCGGTTGTGCCATCGCATATGAACTCGCTACCCGAGGACATGATGTTCTTCTGGTTGAGCGGGCGCGAATTGCTGGGGGAACTTCCTGTGCAGCCGCCGGGATGCTTGCTGCTGACAGTGAGGCATTCACTCATGCTGTAATGGCGAAGCTTGCACGGAAGAGTAGAGCTTTGCTTCATGAGCAGAAGGAACGAATCAGTTCGCTTAGCGGAGTGGAGATGGGACTGCAACAGCATGGTTTTATTACTCCTTTTCGTTCATACTGTGAGGTCACCAGTTACAAAAATAATCGATCGTCTACCTTATCTACAGAACATATTTGGTGGGATCGTGTCGCTGTCCAACAGGAAGCTTCATGGTTAAACAGGGATACGTATGGAGCATATTACAGACCCTCCGAGAGCGAGGTCCTTCCCGTCAATCTAACACAGGCTTATATCAGATCGGCTCAAGCTATGGGTGCGAGGGTGATGGAAGGTGTACAGGATGTCCGTTTGCATACGAATGTAAACGGTGTACAAGGAATCGAGACTTCAATAGGAACAATGACATCGAGAAATGTGATTATTGCTTCAGGGTTACAAGGTGATGAATTGATGAGACATGTTGGCCTGAAATCGCCTATTTTGCCTGTGAAAGGGGAGATTGCAGCGGTGCAGTTTTCACCCGACTATGTCGGTTACAGACCTGACAAAACGGTGTATGCAGAGGATATATATATTGTTCCTAAAGCCAATGGAGAAGTGTGGATCGGTGCAACAAGCCTGCCTGGAAGAACAGACATGAATGTTTCGGTGCAAGGTATTCAGAAGCTGCTTACAGCTGCGACAAATTGGGTGCCTGGCATGAAGGATGCGCATTTTATCCGAGCGTGGGCTGGTGTTCGTCCCTCGACTCCGGATAGATTGCCGTATGTGGGCGCTTGTGAAAGTGTTCCGGGTTTATTCGCTGCTTTTGGACATTATCGTAACGGAATATTGCTTAGTGCGATTACAGCCAGCCTCATGGCTGACTTGATTTATGGCAAAACCTCGGAAGAACTGGGGATTCAGGACCTTTGTCCAGAACGTTTGAACAGAAAGGAGATGTTGCAGTGA
- a CDS encoding thiamine phosphate synthase — MQEEADRTAIFHEHVTTKAFELHVVSPGTGDMDSFLNIAKYIWQWVDYIHIREKRLSFEQQMYWAQSLNTQGVPSNQIIMNGLDRLDQHTLLGGVHWGQTVIRSYDKDELKRVERLRVGISVHSPEEAKVAEERGADYLFYGHVYASNSKPNCEPKGLSALAEVCSNVSIPIIAIGGIRADNIAAIRTAGARGAAVISTIWANDEPKLAAASLRQAITDSEKYAEPGR; from the coding sequence ATGCAAGAGGAGGCGGACAGGACGGCAATCTTCCACGAACATGTAACAACAAAAGCTTTCGAACTGCATGTGGTTTCACCAGGTACAGGAGACATGGACTCTTTTCTGAATATTGCTAAGTATATATGGCAGTGGGTTGATTATATTCACATTCGGGAAAAAAGGCTGTCCTTTGAGCAACAGATGTATTGGGCGCAAAGTCTGAACACACAAGGTGTTCCATCTAACCAAATCATTATGAATGGCTTAGATCGGCTGGATCAACATACGTTGCTTGGTGGTGTGCATTGGGGGCAAACAGTTATTCGCAGTTACGATAAGGATGAGTTGAAGAGAGTCGAGCGGCTGCGCGTAGGCATATCGGTTCATTCTCCGGAAGAAGCAAAAGTTGCAGAAGAACGTGGAGCGGATTATCTCTTTTATGGGCATGTCTATGCTTCAAATAGCAAACCAAATTGCGAACCCAAAGGGCTTAGTGCATTGGCCGAGGTATGCTCCAATGTTTCGATTCCGATAATCGCAATTGGCGGGATTAGAGCTGATAATATTGCTGCCATTCGAACTGCTGGTGCCAGAGGGGCCGCTGTGATTTCAACGATTTGGGCGAACGATGAGCCGAAACTAGCCGCGGCATCATTACGGCAGGCAATCACAGATTCAGAGAAGTACGCCGAACCAGGGAGATGA
- a CDS encoding thiamine diphosphokinase has product MTKKRIVIFTGGHLSPRFLKEIGKDDIIIAADRGALFLIENGIQPHIAVGDFDSITEQERERVQDNSERIITCDPVHKDLTDTEMAFETALDLEPTDILMLGATGTRMDHTLANVHIMVRAMQHHISCTLQDEHNYMMLTTSQAFVEDRGYEYISLLPLTNEVTGITLEGFMYPLDHATIRMGQSLGISNKLLGKSGTVSIDSGLLLIIQSKD; this is encoded by the coding sequence ATGACGAAGAAGCGAATTGTTATTTTTACAGGCGGGCACCTCTCTCCCCGATTTCTAAAAGAAATCGGTAAGGATGACATCATTATCGCAGCAGATCGCGGGGCATTATTCTTAATAGAAAACGGAATTCAGCCACACATCGCAGTAGGAGATTTTGATTCCATTACCGAGCAGGAACGGGAACGTGTACAAGATAACAGCGAACGGATAATCACCTGCGATCCTGTACATAAGGATTTGACAGATACCGAGATGGCATTTGAAACAGCATTGGATCTTGAGCCTACTGACATTCTTATGCTGGGCGCAACGGGCACTCGCATGGATCATACACTGGCTAACGTACATATTATGGTCCGCGCTATGCAGCATCATATTTCCTGTACTTTGCAGGATGAACACAATTATATGATGCTAACGACCTCCCAAGCTTTTGTGGAAGACCGTGGATATGAGTACATCTCTCTCCTCCCACTCACTAATGAAGTAACAGGTATTACACTGGAAGGTTTCATGTACCCGCTAGATCACGCAACTATACGCATGGGACAATCTTTGGGGATTAGCAACAAACTGCTCGGCAAATCTGGCACCGTCTCGATCGATAGTGGGTTATTACTCATTATTCAGAGCAAAGATTAA
- a CDS encoding C40 family peptidase — translation MKTNIFVQKAVTVGLCATLGFGAVLMTNAPVAQAASASVSTGQQIVNYGKTFTGTPYKFGASTSTTKNFDCSSFMKYIFKKYGVDLPRTSVQQSKEGVAVSKANLRVGDLVFFSSGSRSTGSNITHVGVYAGDGKVLHTYGSPGVTLSDLNSGNWKKTYIKARRVL, via the coding sequence ATGAAAACAAACATCTTTGTCCAAAAGGCCGTAACCGTCGGGTTGTGCGCTACACTAGGTTTTGGAGCTGTATTAATGACAAATGCACCTGTTGCACAGGCAGCAAGCGCTTCTGTATCCACAGGACAACAAATCGTGAATTATGGTAAAACCTTTACAGGAACTCCATATAAATTTGGCGCGTCAACTTCTACAACCAAAAATTTTGACTGCTCTTCTTTTATGAAATACATCTTTAAAAAGTATGGTGTTGATTTGCCGCGTACATCCGTTCAGCAATCCAAAGAAGGCGTAGCTGTGTCTAAAGCAAATCTACGCGTTGGAGATCTGGTCTTCTTTTCTAGCGGTAGTCGCTCTACAGGCTCCAATATTACTCACGTAGGCGTATATGCAGGCGACGGAAAAGTGCTGCACACGTACGGATCACCAGGTGTTACTCTTTCCGACTTGAACTCGGGCAACTGGAAAAAAACATATATTAAAGCTCGCCGCGTACTGTAG